In one window of Actinomycetota bacterium DNA:
- a CDS encoding CDP-alcohol phosphatidyltransferase family protein, with the protein MLDSKARDALSGVSRAVGSAVGRSRISPNLITTAGLVVTGAASILVLRDGFVAAGIVLLAGGALDFVDGSVARATGKATSFGAVYDSIADRMSDGLILGSLTWALFDRGDGVGAALGIVSLVLSGLVPYIRAKAESLGYDASVGVAERAERVIAIVAGLVFGIITPVLGVLAALSAVTVVQRAVHVGKQARARG; encoded by the coding sequence GTGCTCGACTCGAAGGCGCGGGACGCACTTTCAGGTGTCTCCCGCGCGGTTGGAAGCGCCGTCGGCCGGTCCAGGATCTCGCCGAACCTCATCACCACCGCGGGACTTGTCGTAACGGGCGCGGCGTCGATTCTGGTGCTGCGGGACGGGTTCGTCGCGGCCGGAATCGTTCTCCTGGCCGGGGGGGCTCTGGACTTCGTGGACGGCTCCGTCGCCCGGGCGACCGGAAAGGCGACGTCCTTCGGCGCCGTCTACGACTCGATCGCCGACCGCATGTCCGACGGCCTGATCCTCGGCTCGCTCACGTGGGCCCTGTTCGACCGCGGAGACGGCGTCGGAGCCGCCCTGGGCATCGTCTCGCTGGTCCTGTCCGGACTGGTGCCGTACATCAGGGCGAAGGCCGAGTCCCTCGGTTACGACGCTTCCGTCGGCGTGGCCGAGCGCGCGGAAAGGGTGATCGCCATCGTGGCCGGGCTCGTGTTCGGGATCATCACCCCGGTGCTCGGTGTCCTGGCCGCTCTTTCGGCGGTCACCGTCGTCCAGAGGGCCGTCCACGTAGGCAAGCAGGCCCGTGCCCGCGGATAA
- a CDS encoding phosphatidylinositol mannoside acyltransferase, with product MPADKGKRHPAYLLYSAGRILASAVPGPVLLPGAEVAAALAGRLNKRRQEVIRTNLRRVVGPEQLDRAVDRAFRSYGRYWVETLRLPKPGVRSIAGRTSEEGAEKLEPYLRSGRGVIFVTPHLGNWDIAGAWLASRGWRVIAVAEALKPRVLFDMFVRLRSECGMEVHPLGTASTARALITGLKQGAALGLLSDRDISGTGVEVEFFGERTFLPSGPAVLALRTGAAIVAGAVFQRPGGRYHGVILDPIDVQRSRGGTSEVAALTQRIARELETLIRMDPGQWHLFQPNWPSDPGYSRTPG from the coding sequence GTGCCCGCGGATAAGGGAAAGCGGCACCCCGCATACCTGCTGTACTCGGCGGGCCGGATTCTCGCGTCGGCCGTGCCCGGTCCCGTTCTCCTACCGGGGGCGGAGGTGGCCGCGGCGTTGGCCGGCAGGCTGAACAAGCGCAGGCAGGAAGTTATCCGGACGAACCTGCGACGCGTGGTCGGCCCGGAGCAGCTGGACAGGGCCGTCGACCGGGCGTTTCGTTCGTACGGCCGCTACTGGGTCGAAACGCTGAGGCTGCCCAAGCCGGGGGTTCGAAGCATTGCAGGGCGCACGTCCGAGGAGGGGGCCGAAAAGCTCGAGCCCTACCTACGGTCCGGACGGGGAGTCATCTTCGTGACCCCCCACCTCGGCAACTGGGACATCGCCGGCGCCTGGCTGGCATCCCGGGGCTGGAGGGTCATCGCTGTCGCCGAGGCCCTGAAGCCGCGTGTGCTGTTCGACATGTTCGTGCGACTCAGAAGCGAATGTGGCATGGAGGTGCACCCCCTCGGGACGGCGTCCACCGCACGGGCGTTGATCACGGGCCTCAAGCAGGGCGCCGCGCTCGGGCTGCTGTCGGACCGCGACATCTCGGGGACGGGCGTGGAGGTCGAATTCTTCGGTGAGCGCACCTTTCTTCCGTCCGGGCCGGCGGTCCTGGCGCTCAGGACCGGCGCTGCGATCGTGGCCGGGGCGGTGTTCCAGCGGCCGGGCGGCCGCTACCACGGTGTGATCCTCGATCCCATCGACGTGCAGCGGTCCCGCGGCGGGACGTCGGAGGTCGCCGCGCTGACCCAGCGAATCGCCCGGGAGCTCGAGACGCTCATCCGGATGGACCCGGGGCAGTGGCACCTCTTCCAGCCCAACTGGCCGTCGGACCCCGGCTATAGCCGCACGCCGGGGTGA